Sequence from the Desertifilum tharense IPPAS B-1220 genome:
ATACCAACCAAAACCCGGATGCTTTTTTGGTGAGGCTGCAACACAATGAAGCGCCTATTCCCGGACAAGTCACGTCCATTTTGTTAGCCCTAAAAATTGTGTTTGACGCACTGCAACAAACCGATCGTTTGGATCGAGAACTCGCCTATGCGATTTATCTCCTCGCTACCGAAAGCCCCCAACTGTATGCTTTAGGACAGAAGCGGGGCGTCTTTTGGCCGCCGTTACTCGATCGAGACATTGCCCAGATCGCCGTAGCGGTGAAAAGTATTTTTGCGGGCGAGTGGCTGAGTTTCTAGCGGTTGCGAAGTTCTGTTTCCATTTTGTCGAGATCGCTTCTGAGAAAAACGACCATCCGACCAGTAACGGCGATCCCATTACGCGGTTCGGCTGTTTCTACCCAATAGGCAAACCGGACGCCTTGGCGCAGTTGACCTTGTAAGGATTCTCGCAGGGGAGTGCTTTGGGTGCGCGCTTGATTAATCGCCAGGGGCGAAGGATATTCGTAGACAACCCTAGCTTGGGTGTAGTCTTGGTAGATGTCGGAACCGTAGATGCTTCTGAGGGATTCTTCGAGGCGATCGCGCGTAACCCCATTAATGCTATCAAATAGCTCAATCCGCTCGTGACTAATAATACTCGAATCCGGGGCCGGGGTGGCGCGACCTGGGGGTAAAACGGAGGCTTGGAACAAAAAGCGCTGCGCCGGGGAGTTACTTTTACGCACCATCAGTCGCTCGCCGCTACCCGGTCGCAGGGTAGGATGGGCTTGTATCCAAGTGGTCACAACGTCTGTTGTTTGTCCCGGTAAGGCGTTGGCTGGTGTTGGCAGCCAGCAAACGGCTAGGGAAAAGAGCAATAAACCAATTTTGTTCATACGCTAGGTAGACTTCACTTGCACCGCCGCACAACCTGGACGGTGATTTAGCTTTCCGATCATAAGCGCTCGTTACCTGGAAATCGGTGATTTGTGAAGTTCTATGGCGCGATCGCAACCTTGATGGCTTGACGGTTCTTCATCGCCTGAAACACGCTTTCTAGGTCTTGCAAGGGGCGATAATCGCTAATT
This genomic interval carries:
- a CDS encoding Dethiobiotin synthetase, with the translated sequence MDYETARRFLITQASHTNQNPDAFLVRLQHNEAPIPGQVTSILLALKIVFDALQQTDRLDRELAYAIYLLATESPQLYALGQKRGVFWPPLLDRDIAQIAVAVKSIFAGEWLSF